One region of Corvus cornix cornix isolate S_Up_H32 chromosome 14, ASM73873v5, whole genome shotgun sequence genomic DNA includes:
- the PLK1 gene encoding serine/threonine-protein kinase PLK1, with protein sequence MNAAGGKAARPAVRPAARPAAPAEQPRAEPARAAAAAAVKEVPKVLVDPRTRRSFVRGRFLGKGGFARCYELAEAESREVFAGKVVPKSLLAKPHQKEKMSMEIAIHRSLSHRHIVGFQGFFEDDDFVYVVLELCRRRSLLELHKRRKALSEPEARYYLRQTILGCQYLHSHRVIHRDLKLGNLFLNDDMEVKIGDFGLATKVEYDGERKKTLCGTPNYIAPEVLGKKGHSFEVDIWSIGCIMYTLLVGKPPFETSCLKDTYIRIKKNEYTIPKHINPVAANLIQKMLRSDPATRPTIDELLNDEFFTSGYLPSRLPTSCLTIAPRFSLAPSGMDLGGRKPLTALNKGLDSPAQETLPDKEEAAGLRELGDTVSGHLADMLQQLTAVNAAKPSERVAVRQEEAEDPACNPIFWVSKWVDYSDKYGLGYQLCDNSVGVLFNDSTRLIMYNDGDNLQYIEQNSNESYFTVRSCPSALTKKITLLKYFRNYMSEHLLKAGANITPREGDELARLPYLWNWFRTRSAIILHLSNGTVQINFFQDHTKLILCPLMAAVTYIDEKRDFRTYKLSLIEEHGCCQELARRLRYARIMVEKLFSSRSGSRQTKSAA encoded by the exons ATGAACGCGGCGGGCGGGAAGGCGGCGCGGCCGGCGGTGAGGCCGGCGGCACGGCCAGCGGCACCGGCGGAGCAGCCCCGCGCGGAGCCggcccgggcggcggcggcagcggcggtgAAGGAGGTGCCCAAGGTGCTCGTGGACCCGCGCACCCGGCGCAGCTTCGTGCGCGGGCGGTTCCTGGGCAAGGGCGGCTTCGCTCGGTGCTACGAGCTGGCCGAGGCCGAGAGCCGGGAGGTGTTCGCGGGGAAGGTGGTGCCCAAGTCGCTGCTGGCGAAGCCGCACCAGAAGGAGAAGATGTCCATGGAGATCGCCATCCACCGCAGCCTCTCCCACCGCCACATCGTCGGTTTCCAGGGCTTCTTCGAGGACGATGACTTTGTCTACGTCGTGCTGGAGCTCTGCCGCCGCAGG TcgctgctggagctgcacaagCGGCGGAAGGCGCTGAGCGAGCCCGAGGCGCGGTACTACCTGCGCCAGACCATCCTGGGCTGCCAGTACCTGCACAGCCACCGCGTCATCCACCGCGACCTCAAGCTGGGCAACCTCTTCCTCAACGACGACATGGAGGTGAAGATCG gTGACTTTGGCCTGGCCACCAAGGTAGAGTATGATGGGGAGCGTAAGAAGACCCTGTGTGGGACTCCCAACTACATTGCCCCAGAGGTGCTGGGCAAGAAGGGGCACAGCTTCGAGGTGGACATCTGGTCCATTGGCTGCATCAT gtacACTCTTCTGGTGGGGAAACCTCCTTTTGAGACTTCTTGTCTAAAGGACACATACATCCGGATCAAGAAGAATGAGTACACCATTCCCAAG CACATCAACCCCGTGGCTGCGAACCTCATCCAGAAGATGCTGAGGTCCGACCCTGCCACACGCCCGACCATCGATGAGCTGCTGAACGACGAGTTCTTCACCTCAGGGTACCTCCCCAGCCGCCTGCCCACTAGCTGCCTCACCATTGCACCCCGCTTCTCCCTGGCTCCCAGCGGGATGGACCTCGGCGGGCGGAAGCCACTGACCGCGCTCAACAAAG GACTAgacagccctgcacaggagacCTTGCCGGACAAGGAGGAAGCAGCggggctgcgggagctgggGGATACTGTCAGTGGCCACTTGGCTGACATGTTGCAGCAGCTGACTGCAGTCAATGCAGCCAAGCCCTCCGAGAGAGTTGCAGTGAGGCAAG AAGAAGCTGAGGACCCAGCCTGCAATCCCATCTTCTGGGTTAGCAAATGGGTGGACTACTCGGATAAATATGGACTCG GTTACCAGCTCTGTGACAACAGCGTTGGGGTTCTCTTCAATGACTCCACTCGTCTCATCATGTACAACGATGGGGACAACCTGCAGTACATTGAGCAGAACAGCAACGAGTCCTACTTCACCGTGAggtcctgcccctctgccctcacCAAGAAG ATAACACTACTGAAGTACTTCCGGAATTACATGAGTGAGCACTTGCTGAAGGCAGGGGCAAACATCACGCCCCGGGAAGGGGATGAGCTGGCCCGATTGCCCTACCTGTGGAACTGGTTCCGGACCCGCAGTGCCATCATCCTGCACCTCAGCAACGGCACTGTGCAGATCAACTTCTTCCAG GACCACACCAAGCTCATCCTGTGCCCTCTCATGGCTGCTGTCACATACATAGATGAGAAACGGGACTTCCGCACGTACAAGCTGAGCCTCATCGAGGAGcatggctgctgccaggagctggccCGCCGGCTCCGCTATGCCCGCATCATGGTGGAGAAGCTCTTCAGCTCCAGGTCTGGCTCACGCCAGACGAAATCTGCTGCTTAG